In one window of Flavobacterium ginsengisoli DNA:
- a CDS encoding DinB family protein, with the protein MEELKGILWRQFGAVIDMLESSILVCPDNFWDKKDFWYSVYHTIFWIDYYSSVKPDEFSPPQPFSLSEFDPEIILPERIYLKEELLEYLEHSRKKVFLLIEGLNEETSKERFITKNKDFNRIEMILYNMRHVQHHVGQLNLLLRQNVDVAGEWVSQTDKKY; encoded by the coding sequence ATGGAAGAATTAAAGGGGATATTATGGCGACAATTTGGAGCTGTAATAGATATGCTGGAAAGTTCAATTTTAGTTTGTCCTGATAATTTTTGGGATAAAAAAGATTTTTGGTATTCTGTTTATCACACCATTTTTTGGATTGATTATTATTCGTCTGTAAAACCAGACGAATTTTCTCCGCCACAACCATTTTCCTTATCTGAGTTTGATCCAGAAATAATTTTGCCTGAAAGGATTTATCTAAAAGAAGAATTGCTAGAATATCTTGAGCATTCCCGTAAAAAGGTTTTTCTTTTAATTGAAGGCTTAAATGAAGAAACTTCAAAAGAAAGATTCATTACAAAGAATAAGGATTTTAACAGAATTGAAATGATTTTATACAACATGAGACATGTTCAGCATCATGTTGGCCAGTTGAATTTATTGCTAAGACAAAACGTAGATGTAGCTGGAGAATGGGTTTCTCAAACGGATAAAAAATATTGA
- a CDS encoding metal-dependent transcriptional regulator, translating to MTFSEENYLKSIYHLTAASETEVSTNAIAEIMETKASSVTDMLKKLAEKDLVNYKKYQGVSLTENGKLVAKMIVRKHRLWEVFLVEKLNFSWDEVHDIAEQLEHIKSEQLINRLDDFLGNPTEDPHGDPIPDANGRIIKIEKYLLSELEENQTGVCVGVKDTSSEFLKYLDKQGIALGSKIELLSKESFDLSVKIKVNGTELSISNKIASNLFVKLV from the coding sequence ATGACCTTTTCAGAAGAAAACTACTTAAAATCGATCTATCATCTGACTGCTGCTTCAGAAACAGAAGTTAGCACGAATGCTATTGCGGAAATTATGGAAACGAAAGCTTCCTCTGTAACCGATATGCTTAAAAAGCTAGCAGAGAAAGATTTGGTGAATTATAAAAAATACCAAGGTGTATCACTAACTGAAAATGGAAAGTTAGTCGCAAAAATGATTGTGAGAAAACACCGTCTTTGGGAAGTGTTTTTGGTTGAAAAATTAAACTTTAGCTGGGATGAAGTGCACGATATCGCAGAACAGCTCGAACACATCAAATCGGAACAATTGATTAACCGTTTGGATGATTTTCTTGGAAATCCAACCGAAGATCCGCACGGAGATCCTATTCCAGATGCAAATGGGCGAATCATTAAAATTGAAAAATACCTTTTATCAGAGCTTGAAGAAAATCAAACTGGAGTTTGTGTTGGCGTAAAAGATACTTCTTCGGAGTTTTTGAAATATCTGGACAAACAAGGAATTGCTTTGGGTTCAAAAATTGAATTGCTTTCTAAAGAATCCTTCGATCTATCAGTTAAAATTAAAGTGAATGGTACGGAATTATCTATTTCGAATAAAATTGCTTCTAATTTGTTTGTAAAGCTGGTTTAG
- a CDS encoding MerC domain-containing protein: protein MKKISTSFYDILGISSATICLVHCLIFPLLTILPLGLSHNPIIDLLFASIGLFAILKIIKKSALLVSSILVVSMALIWISILTELFFEIHLDLIYFGGIGMIIGHLINYKLHKKQNH from the coding sequence ATGAAGAAAATAAGCACATCCTTTTACGATATTTTAGGAATTTCGAGCGCAACCATTTGTTTGGTTCATTGCTTGATTTTTCCTCTTTTAACGATTCTTCCTTTAGGTTTGAGTCACAACCCAATTATAGATTTACTATTTGCTTCGATAGGTTTATTTGCAATTCTCAAAATTATAAAAAAATCAGCTCTTTTGGTATCGTCCATTTTAGTTGTTTCAATGGCCCTAATTTGGATTAGTATTTTGACAGAACTCTTTTTCGAAATTCATCTTGATTTGATCTATTTTGGCGGAATTGGAATGATCATCGGGCACTTAATCAATTATAAATTACATAAAAAACAAAATCATTAA
- a CDS encoding NAD(P)/FAD-dependent oxidoreductase: MEQKHFEVIIVGGSYSGLSAAMSLGRSLRQVLVIDSGLPCNRQTPHSHNFITQDGEKPAVISAKAKLQVDIYKTVQFYNGLAVQVIKTENGFEITTESGNIFTSRKILFATGVRDLLPEIEGFAPCWGISVLHCPYCHGYEVKNEKTAIIANGEMGYEYAKLISNWTKDLRLCTNGKSELTAEQTKTLKNHGVLILEEEIDSLEHNDGYVSNIIFKNGEKVEVKAIYARPPFEQHCPIPETLGCDSDEQGLLKVDAMQKTNISGVFASGDCTTQMRSVAIAVSTGSFAGAVINKELIDEDFSQ; this comes from the coding sequence ATGGAACAGAAGCATTTTGAAGTGATTATTGTTGGCGGCAGTTATAGCGGATTGTCTGCGGCAATGAGTTTAGGGCGTTCTTTGCGTCAGGTTTTGGTTATTGATAGCGGTTTGCCTTGCAACAGACAAACACCGCATTCTCATAATTTTATTACACAAGACGGTGAGAAACCAGCAGTTATTTCGGCGAAAGCCAAACTGCAAGTTGACATTTATAAAACCGTTCAATTTTATAATGGATTGGCTGTACAAGTTATTAAAACAGAAAACGGTTTCGAAATCACGACCGAATCTGGCAATATTTTTACTTCGAGAAAAATATTGTTTGCAACTGGAGTTAGAGATTTACTTCCAGAAATTGAAGGTTTTGCTCCATGCTGGGGAATTTCGGTTTTGCATTGTCCATATTGTCATGGTTATGAAGTTAAAAATGAAAAAACGGCCATTATTGCCAATGGAGAAATGGGGTACGAATATGCCAAACTGATTTCAAACTGGACAAAAGACCTTCGCTTGTGTACTAATGGAAAATCAGAACTGACTGCAGAACAAACAAAAACTCTTAAAAATCATGGTGTTCTAATTTTAGAAGAAGAAATAGATTCTTTAGAACATAATGATGGCTATGTTTCAAACATCATTTTCAAAAATGGAGAAAAAGTTGAGGTAAAAGCTATTTATGCGAGACCGCCATTTGAACAGCATTGTCCTATCCCCGAAACTTTAGGATGTGATAGCGACGAACAAGGATTACTGAAAGTAGATGCCATGCAGAAAACTAATATTTCTGGCGTTTTTGCAAGTGGCGATTGCACAACGCAAATGCGATCTGTAGCAATTGCGGTTTCTACGGGCTCTTTTGCTGGAGCGGTGATTAATAAAGAACTTATTGACGAAGATTTTAGTCAATAG
- a CDS encoding thioredoxin family protein, translating into MKKLFFFIILFGITSTGFCQLKSRTFEEIDSLQQIQKRKIIVFIHTDWCQFCQRMKATAFKDQEIIEKLNSDFYFIDFNAEEKRNITFANHIFKYQPSGNNVGVHELALELGIINNQMSYPILCVLNDKNEIVFQYNNYLALKDFKLLLENLEK; encoded by the coding sequence ATGAAAAAGCTATTTTTCTTCATAATTCTTTTCGGAATAACTTCAACAGGATTTTGCCAATTAAAAAGCAGAACTTTTGAAGAAATAGATAGCTTGCAACAAATTCAAAAACGAAAAATCATTGTTTTCATTCATACCGATTGGTGTCAGTTTTGCCAGCGAATGAAGGCTACAGCTTTTAAAGATCAAGAAATTATAGAAAAACTAAACTCAGATTTCTATTTCATTGATTTCAATGCTGAAGAAAAACGAAATATTACGTTTGCTAACCATATTTTCAAATATCAGCCTTCAGGAAATAATGTTGGCGTTCATGAACTGGCCTTAGAATTGGGGATAATAAACAATCAAATGTCATATCCCATTTTATGTGTTCTGAATGACAAGAATGAGATTGTCTTTCAGTACAACAATTATTTAGCATTAAAAGATTTTAAACTGTTATTAGAAAATCTGGAAAAGTAA
- a CDS encoding TolC family protein, producing the protein MQQTNERIGVAQAMRFPSINLVAIAGFASADLSNLFLGSSYMQNASGGIAGPIFAFGKNKRRVEINRQQAEQFKFLYQQTYIGAVSEVEQSIQNVRTYQEEWKARNRQVQAALINFKLSHERYDSGYVSYLEVLDVETNLFNAQLSLAQLSERQLSSMVELYKALGGGWNL; encoded by the coding sequence ATGCAGCAGACAAACGAAAGAATTGGCGTAGCTCAGGCAATGCGTTTTCCATCTATCAATCTAGTCGCAATTGCCGGATTTGCCAGTGCCGATTTGAGTAACCTATTTTTAGGAAGCTCTTATATGCAAAATGCATCAGGCGGAATTGCAGGACCAATATTTGCATTCGGAAAAAACAAAAGAAGGGTTGAAATAAACAGACAACAAGCAGAACAGTTCAAATTTCTTTATCAACAAACCTATATTGGTGCTGTTTCTGAAGTAGAACAATCTATACAAAACGTTAGAACTTATCAAGAAGAATGGAAAGCCCGCAATAGACAAGTTCAAGCGGCTTTAATAAACTTTAAACTATCTCACGAAAGATATGACAGCGGTTACGTTTCTTACTTAGAAGTTTTAGATGTAGAAACCAACCTTTTCAATGCACAATTAAGTCTAGCACAATTATCTGAAAGACAATTAAGTTCAATGGTTGAATTGTACAAAGCACTTGGTGGAGGATGGAATCTCTAA
- a CDS encoding TolC family protein: MSKKYKIIVIVLVVSLLPVGCMVGPKYKKPEQLKSDSYKNERNLDSLASVTNLKWFDLFNDDVLKGLIQKGLENNYDLKIAVSRIEQFRAELGYSKADLFPAFQYGATINSNKKYITPSTAGASMSWELDFWGKFRHENNAVKNELLATEEARKVVLSDIVANIAIAYFQMRNFDDQLEITKHTLETREKYYQIISERFEKGYISEVDKVQIEQQVAIAEASNS, translated from the coding sequence ATGAGTAAGAAATATAAAATAATCGTTATTGTATTGGTTGTTTCCTTACTTCCAGTGGGATGTATGGTCGGACCAAAATATAAAAAACCTGAGCAGTTAAAATCAGATTCTTATAAAAACGAAAGAAATTTAGACAGTCTCGCTTCGGTAACCAACTTAAAATGGTTTGATTTGTTTAATGATGATGTTTTAAAAGGTCTTATTCAAAAAGGTCTTGAGAATAATTACGATTTAAAAATTGCAGTTTCAAGAATTGAACAGTTTCGTGCTGAATTAGGTTATTCTAAAGCCGATTTATTTCCGGCTTTTCAATATGGAGCTACTATAAACAGTAACAAAAAATACATTACTCCATCGACCGCTGGTGCAAGCATGTCTTGGGAACTTGATTTCTGGGGAAAATTTCGTCATGAAAACAATGCGGTCAAAAATGAACTTCTTGCCACAGAAGAAGCGCGTAAAGTAGTATTGTCTGATATCGTTGCCAATATTGCAATAGCCTATTTTCAAATGCGAAATTTTGATGATCAGCTGGAAATAACCAAGCATACTCTTGAAACAAGAGAGAAGTACTATCAAATCATAAGTGAGAGATTTGAAAAAGGGTACATCTCAGAAGTGGACAAAGTACAGATTGAACAGCAAGTTGCCATTGCCGAAGCGAGCAATTCCTAA
- a CDS encoding efflux RND transporter permease subunit, which yields MPHNTKAGSSPFSVLLGAPFAVFGAFLGLLLARFGSDAYVNNVFAQIGLVLLIGLVAKNAILIVEFAKEEYERGKPLYESAMYAARLRFRPILMTAFAFILGVVPLLTATGAGSQARIVMGMAVFSGMLIATVLGVLIVPGLFVMIERIGHKKEETIVEGENNVESNTTDHE from the coding sequence TTGCCGCACAATACGAAAGCTGGAAGCTCGCCATTTAGTGTACTTCTTGGAGCGCCTTTTGCAGTATTTGGAGCCTTTTTAGGACTTCTTTTGGCAAGATTTGGGAGTGATGCTTATGTCAACAACGTTTTTGCCCAAATCGGACTCGTTTTACTTATCGGATTAGTGGCAAAAAATGCCATTCTTATTGTTGAGTTTGCCAAAGAAGAATACGAAAGAGGAAAACCGCTTTACGAATCGGCAATGTATGCGGCAAGACTTCGTTTTCGCCCGATTCTGATGACTGCTTTTGCCTTTATTCTTGGAGTTGTGCCGTTATTAACCGCTACAGGTGCAGGTTCTCAAGCTCGTATTGTAATGGGAATGGCCGTATTTAGCGGAATGTTGATTGCCACCGTTTTAGGGGTCTTAATTGTACCAGGTCTATTTGTTATGATTGAAAGAATTGGACATAAGAAAGAGGAAACAATCGTAGAAGGAGAAAACAATGTAGAATCAAATACTACAGACCATGAGTAA
- a CDS encoding efflux RND transporter permease subunit has protein sequence MAAAQQRPEIKRIYTTFNAGTPQIKLDIDNDKAMKLGIPVSKVTEALGAFLGGSYVNDFNRFGRQYKVYVQGEAVNRVKPEDLNLIYVKNNKGDMLPVSTLVTATKVSGPDFTNRLNLFRSAEIGGSPNDGYSSSQALTALEEVAKETLPADMSFDYINLSYQEKHSPGGSSVFIMALVFVFLILAAQYESWKLAI, from the coding sequence ATTGCTGCTGCGCAACAGCGTCCTGAGATTAAACGAATTTACACCACTTTTAATGCTGGTACACCACAAATTAAATTGGATATCGACAATGATAAAGCCATGAAATTAGGAATACCTGTTTCTAAAGTTACCGAAGCGCTCGGTGCCTTTTTGGGAGGAAGTTATGTGAATGATTTTAACCGATTTGGTCGTCAATATAAAGTTTATGTACAGGGAGAAGCTGTTAATCGTGTAAAACCAGAAGACCTAAACCTGATTTATGTAAAAAATAATAAAGGAGATATGCTTCCGGTTTCGACATTGGTTACGGCGACAAAAGTATCTGGTCCCGATTTTACGAATCGTTTAAACTTGTTCCGATCTGCAGAAATTGGAGGTAGTCCGAATGATGGTTATAGTAGCTCGCAGGCTCTGACCGCATTAGAAGAAGTCGCCAAAGAGACCTTACCTGCAGACATGAGTTTCGATTACATCAATTTATCGTATCAAGAAAAGCATTCGCCAGGTGGATCTTCTGTATTTATTATGGCATTGGTTTTTGTATTCTTAATCCTTGCCGCACAATACGAAAGCTGGAAGCTCGCCATTTAG
- a CDS encoding efflux RND transporter permease subunit, giving the protein MGEFFVRRPIVAIVISIIIVILGLLALQKTPISQYPDINPPVVKITTSFTGANALNVEQAVATPIEQKVNGVENMLYMKSINTSDGACTIEVTFDVGTNLDNANMLTQNRQNQSAPFMPSSVKQQGVVVKKSLSFPMMLFTITSTNPKYDAKFLNNYASINVVDQLARIKGVGEVALFGGSDYSMRIWLKADMMSKLGVTVEDVKNALNAQNMISPGGKFGAEPAPPNTEFTYGVTLQDRLVTEKEFGNIVVRSKEDGAQVLLADIARIELGTENYSSTARRNSSPSAVIAMYQMPGSNALEVAEIAKATMKQLSERFPQDIEYQESLDTTLAITAGVDDIVHTLFEAIILVIIVVFIFLQNWRATLIPLITVPVSLIGTIAVFPMLGFSINTLSLLGLVLAIGIVVDDAIVVVEAVIHHIEHGKTPKEATVQAMKEVSGPVIAIALILCAVFIPVAMTPGITGRFYQQFAITIAVSVAFSAFSALSLSPALCAMLLKPTKPIDQQKGWLAKFFTWFNKVFENVTGKYIGGATFFAKKAMRIVVLLAVILVSIVLLGKKIPVGFIPEEDQGYVLVNIALPPASSLQRTDEISKKVDSFLKEEKSILSYTTINGFSMLTNSYQPNNAFIFISLKPWEDRAETAKQFVDRFNKKLATQITTATCFSFGPPAIQGLGASAGFSLMLARPRRKYASILSRTNTKIYCCCATAS; this is encoded by the coding sequence ATGGGAGAATTTTTCGTCCGAAGACCAATTGTTGCCATTGTTATTAGTATTATTATTGTGATACTTGGATTACTGGCATTACAAAAAACACCTATTTCGCAATATCCGGATATTAATCCGCCAGTTGTAAAAATTACCACTTCTTTTACTGGAGCAAATGCGCTGAATGTTGAACAAGCAGTTGCAACTCCAATTGAGCAAAAGGTAAACGGTGTTGAAAACATGTTGTACATGAAATCGATCAATACTTCGGATGGTGCTTGTACTATCGAGGTAACTTTTGACGTAGGAACCAATCTGGACAACGCTAATATGCTTACGCAAAACAGACAAAACCAGTCTGCTCCCTTTATGCCATCAAGTGTAAAACAACAGGGTGTTGTGGTAAAAAAATCGCTTTCGTTTCCGATGATGTTATTTACCATTACATCTACCAATCCAAAATATGATGCTAAATTTTTAAATAACTACGCAAGTATCAATGTTGTTGACCAGCTGGCTCGTATCAAAGGTGTTGGAGAGGTTGCTCTTTTTGGAGGTAGTGATTACTCAATGCGTATTTGGCTAAAAGCTGACATGATGAGTAAACTCGGCGTAACAGTTGAAGATGTAAAAAATGCACTAAACGCACAAAACATGATCAGTCCGGGAGGAAAATTTGGAGCTGAACCAGCGCCTCCTAATACTGAATTTACATATGGCGTAACACTTCAAGACCGCTTGGTAACCGAAAAAGAATTTGGAAACATCGTAGTTCGAAGCAAAGAAGATGGAGCACAGGTTTTACTTGCCGATATTGCCCGAATCGAATTAGGAACCGAAAATTACAGCTCAACAGCCAGAAGAAACAGTTCTCCAAGTGCTGTTATTGCTATGTACCAAATGCCAGGAAGTAATGCTCTCGAGGTGGCAGAAATTGCAAAAGCCACCATGAAACAATTGTCTGAAAGATTTCCGCAAGACATCGAATACCAAGAATCTTTAGATACAACACTTGCTATCACTGCAGGGGTTGATGATATTGTTCACACTCTTTTTGAGGCTATTATATTGGTTATTATAGTAGTATTTATATTCCTGCAAAACTGGCGCGCTACTTTAATTCCGTTAATTACAGTTCCCGTTTCGCTTATTGGTACCATTGCCGTTTTCCCAATGTTAGGATTTTCGATCAATACCCTTTCGCTTTTAGGATTAGTACTCGCAATTGGTATCGTTGTCGATGATGCAATTGTGGTTGTAGAGGCCGTAATACATCATATCGAGCATGGAAAAACTCCTAAAGAGGCCACAGTTCAAGCAATGAAAGAGGTTTCGGGACCAGTAATAGCGATTGCATTAATTCTATGTGCCGTTTTTATTCCAGTAGCTATGACTCCAGGAATTACAGGACGTTTTTATCAGCAATTTGCCATAACCATTGCCGTCTCGGTCGCCTTTTCGGCATTTAGCGCTTTGTCTTTAAGTCCCGCGCTTTGTGCCATGCTATTAAAACCTACAAAACCTATTGATCAGCAAAAAGGATGGCTTGCTAAATTCTTTACTTGGTTTAATAAGGTTTTCGAAAATGTTACAGGAAAATATATTGGTGGAGCAACATTTTTCGCCAAAAAAGCAATGCGTATTGTTGTTTTACTAGCTGTTATTCTTGTTTCAATTGTGCTTTTAGGCAAAAAGATTCCAGTAGGATTCATTCCTGAGGAAGATCAGGGTTATGTTTTAGTAAATATTGCTCTGCCTCCTGCATCATCATTACAGCGTACTGATGAAATATCGAAAAAGGTAGATAGTTTCCTTAAGGAAGAAAAATCTATTTTATCCTATACCACGATAAACGGATTTAGTATGCTTACAAACTCTTATCAGCCAAATAACGCTTTTATATTTATTTCCCTAAAACCTTGGGAAGATAGAGCAGAAACGGCTAAACAGTTTGTAGACCGATTCAATAAAAAACTAGCCACTCAAATTACAACTGCGACTTGTTTTTCATTTGGTCCACCCGCAATTCAGGGTCTTGGTGCTTCAGCCGGATTTAGTTTGATGCTCGCAAGACCGAGGAGGAAATACGCCTCAATACTTAGCAGAACAAACACAAAAATTTATTGCTGCTGCGCAACAGCGTCCTGA
- a CDS encoding efflux RND transporter periplasmic adaptor subunit → MISCKKETPPAPKPLEISVTTVLQQDVKLESEYTGQTFGQSDIQINPRVDGIIESMNFKEGSFVKKGQVLYTIDPLPYRAKLNEAQGVAAESQARLSKTKSDLDMITPLAKMNAVSQRELVSAKAAYNASLAQIKASDASVQNAKIELGYCQILAPISGLIGLSKVRVGDYVQPGPLSVLNTISDLGDVRVRFTISEQEFLRLFREFNKPNSPLKGSGASVTIKLSDGSTYPHTGKVSFADRQIDPSTGAITFEAAFPNPDKLLRPGQYVKLALLTDIRKEAIVIPQRAVIEVQGIYQVYVVGNDNKVQMQIVKPGPTVKNGYIIEDGLKPGDKIAMGGTSLLKNGSVITPKIVQWQLGDPETVAAK, encoded by the coding sequence ATGATTTCTTGCAAAAAAGAAACACCTCCAGCACCCAAACCACTTGAAATTTCAGTCACAACGGTTTTACAGCAAGATGTAAAATTAGAATCTGAATACACGGGGCAGACTTTTGGTCAATCTGATATACAAATTAACCCGCGAGTTGATGGTATAATTGAAAGTATGAACTTCAAAGAAGGAAGTTTTGTCAAGAAAGGACAGGTTCTTTATACAATTGACCCTTTACCATATAGAGCGAAACTTAACGAAGCACAAGGAGTTGCCGCAGAATCGCAGGCACGATTATCTAAAACCAAATCAGATTTGGATATGATTACTCCTTTGGCAAAAATGAATGCTGTCAGCCAAAGAGAATTGGTTTCGGCAAAAGCGGCGTACAATGCTTCATTGGCACAGATTAAAGCATCAGACGCTTCGGTTCAAAATGCTAAAATCGAATTGGGTTATTGCCAAATTTTAGCACCAATTTCAGGATTAATTGGTTTGTCAAAAGTGAGAGTAGGTGATTATGTGCAACCTGGGCCTTTGTCAGTTCTAAATACAATATCTGATCTAGGAGATGTCAGAGTTCGATTTACAATAAGCGAACAGGAATTTTTGCGTCTTTTTAGAGAATTCAACAAACCAAATTCTCCTTTAAAAGGCTCTGGAGCAAGTGTTACCATCAAACTATCTGATGGTTCCACTTATCCGCATACAGGAAAAGTAAGTTTTGCCGACAGACAAATTGATCCTTCTACAGGAGCCATCACTTTTGAAGCCGCTTTTCCTAATCCAGATAAATTATTGCGTCCTGGCCAATATGTAAAACTTGCTTTGCTTACTGATATTCGCAAAGAAGCAATCGTAATTCCGCAACGCGCAGTCATTGAAGTCCAAGGAATCTATCAAGTCTATGTCGTAGGCAATGACAACAAAGTGCAAATGCAAATTGTAAAACCAGGCCCTACCGTTAAAAACGGTTATATTATTGAAGATGGATTAAAACCTGGCGACAAGATAGCCATGGGAGGTACTTCTTTATTGAAGAATGGAAGTGTCATTACCCCGAAAATCGTTCAATGGCAATTGGGCGATCCAGAAACTGTAGCCGCAAAGTAA
- a CDS encoding SulP family inorganic anion transporter has translation MISKLLPSLDWIKNYEKQNFKRDFIAGVTLAAYGIPVSLAYATLAGLPPQYGIYGYLIGGIFYALLGSSRQLAIGPTSAISLLVGTTIASMANGDVERWSEIASLTALVFAGMAIVAYLLRLSGIINFISETILVGFKAGAAITIALTQLPKLFGVKGGGDNFLERIVILFHQIPDMNTAVFIFGIIAILILIIGEKIAPQFPVAIIIVILSIILISATSLQYAEFNTVGIIPTGLPEFHLPSLRIRDVDGVLPLAMACFLLSYIESVSAGRTLAQKNGYIIDPRQELLALGVANAAVSFGHGYPVAGGLSQSAVNDAAGAKTPLSLLFASSAIVCCLLFLTGYLQNLPTVILAAIVLVAIRGLFDWKEMRHLYKINKQEFAVVMVALAGVLIWGILAGVLLATLVTLLLLLKAASKPHVAFLGRIPGTRIYTDLKRHPDNEIMENILIVRVESSIFYFNAEYIKERILEKIYSEEDSLKTVILDLNSSPRIDIAGARFLKNLFIDLQAKNITLKIAEARSDVRDSLRAENLEILFGHISRSVSVDDLVQAYFTR, from the coding sequence ATGATTTCTAAGCTTTTACCCTCACTAGATTGGATTAAAAATTATGAAAAACAGAATTTCAAAAGAGATTTCATTGCAGGAGTAACTCTTGCCGCTTACGGAATTCCTGTTTCTCTTGCCTATGCAACTCTTGCAGGTTTACCTCCTCAATATGGAATTTACGGATACCTCATTGGCGGCATATTTTATGCTTTGTTAGGATCCAGCAGACAGCTTGCGATAGGTCCAACTTCTGCAATTTCTTTATTGGTTGGAACTACTATTGCAAGTATGGCAAATGGCGATGTAGAACGCTGGTCTGAAATCGCATCACTTACGGCATTAGTATTTGCTGGAATGGCCATTGTTGCCTATTTGCTGAGGTTAAGTGGAATTATTAATTTTATTAGTGAAACCATTTTGGTTGGATTCAAAGCAGGCGCGGCGATTACTATCGCTTTGACACAATTGCCGAAATTATTTGGAGTTAAAGGCGGCGGGGATAATTTCTTGGAACGAATTGTTATTCTTTTTCATCAAATTCCAGATATGAATACAGCTGTTTTTATTTTTGGAATAATTGCTATTCTGATATTAATTATAGGAGAAAAGATAGCGCCACAGTTTCCAGTTGCAATAATAATTGTCATTTTATCTATTATTCTTATTTCGGCTACATCATTACAATATGCCGAATTCAATACAGTTGGAATTATTCCGACTGGTCTTCCTGAATTTCATCTGCCTTCGCTTCGGATTCGAGATGTTGACGGAGTTTTGCCACTCGCAATGGCTTGTTTTTTATTGTCTTATATCGAAAGTGTTTCTGCTGGACGCACCTTAGCACAAAAAAACGGATATATTATCGATCCGCGTCAGGAACTTCTGGCACTTGGAGTTGCAAATGCTGCCGTTTCATTCGGACACGGTTATCCTGTTGCGGGCGGTTTGTCGCAATCAGCTGTAAACGATGCTGCGGGTGCGAAAACGCCATTGTCGCTTTTGTTTGCTTCGAGTGCAATTGTTTGCTGTCTCTTGTTTTTAACAGGATATCTTCAAAATCTGCCAACCGTAATTTTGGCCGCCATTGTTCTAGTAGCGATAAGAGGGCTTTTTGATTGGAAAGAAATGAGACATCTTTATAAAATAAACAAACAAGAATTTGCTGTAGTTATGGTTGCGCTTGCCGGAGTATTAATCTGGGGAATTCTCGCGGGAGTTTTGCTTGCAACACTCGTAACCTTGTTGCTTTTATTAAAAGCGGCTTCAAAACCTCATGTAGCTTTTTTAGGAAGAATTCCAGGAACGAGAATTTACACCGATTTGAAAAGACATCCTGACAATGAGATAATGGAAAACATATTGATCGTAAGAGTAGAATCGTCCATCTTTTATTTCAATGCTGAATACATTAAAGAACGGATTTTGGAAAAAATCTACAGCGAAGAAGATTCTTTAAAAACAGTAATATTAGATCTCAACTCTTCACCTCGCATCGATATTGCTGGCGCACGTTTCTTAAAGAATTTATTTATTGATTTGCAGGCAAAGAACATTACTCTAAAAATAGCCGAAGCCCGTTCAGATGTCAGGGATAGCCTGCGTGCAGAAAATCTTGAAATTCTCTTTGGGCATATTAGCCGTTCTGTTTCTGTAGATGATTTAGTGCAAGCATACTTTACAAGATAA